In the Aliarcobacter cryaerophilus genome, one interval contains:
- a CDS encoding TlpA family protein disulfide reductase → MKKVLIIVLSSFVFLFTACDSSSSIDAKSLAKTKIEAEKKEFEPTSFVLLTTDEKFIGFKTSKDGLDFDEFKGKKAVIVDIFATWCPPCIETIPKLREIKDKYSDSLEIVSVLFQDEKTVEQMKEFIKEYQINYPITMGEENQKLADELGVTKVPEMFLFSKSGKFIHKFVGNVPKEELEKYLKIAMEN, encoded by the coding sequence ATGAAAAAAGTATTAATTATAGTTTTAAGTAGTTTTGTTTTTTTATTTACAGCTTGTGATAGTAGTTCATCTATTGATGCAAAATCACTAGCAAAAACAAAAATAGAGGCAGAAAAAAAAGAGTTTGAACCAACTTCTTTTGTTTTATTAACAACAGATGAAAAATTTATTGGATTTAAAACATCAAAAGATGGGCTAGATTTTGATGAGTTTAAAGGTAAAAAAGCTGTTATTGTAGATATTTTTGCAACTTGGTGCCCACCTTGTATTGAAACAATTCCAAAATTAAGAGAGATAAAAGATAAATACTCTGATAGTTTAGAGATTGTTTCAGTACTTTTTCAAGATGAAAAAACTGTTGAGCAGATGAAAGAGTTTATTAAAGAGTATCAAATTAATTATCCAATTACTATGGGTGAAGAGAATCAAAAATTAGCAGATGAATTAGGTGTTACAAAAGTTCCAGAGATGTTTTTATTTTCAAAAAGTGGAAAATTTATACATAAATTTGTAGGAAATGTACCAAAAGAAGAGTTAGAAAAATATCTAAAAATTGCTATGGAAAATTAA
- the aat gene encoding leucyl/phenylalanyl-tRNA--protein transferase gives MKLLDIKEKIWLLDDENFNFPTLEQMGGDLVAIGGDFHPQRLLNAYENGLFPWFIDDYNYINWYSPQKRMILYPNDLKVSKSLKKSIKNRGFEIKSNTNFENVIKNCQKVKRKHENDTWIDDNFIKAYTLMHNLEFANSIEVYLEGKLVGGLYGLIINDIFCGESMFSIVNDASKVAFFYLCNWAKENSIKIIDCQVYNKHLESLGAYEISREEYFKILKS, from the coding sequence ATGAAACTACTAGATATTAAAGAAAAAATCTGGCTTTTGGATGATGAAAACTTCAATTTTCCAACATTAGAACAAATGGGTGGTGATTTGGTTGCAATTGGTGGTGATTTTCATCCACAAAGATTACTTAATGCATATGAAAATGGTTTATTCCCTTGGTTTATTGATGATTATAACTATATAAATTGGTATAGTCCACAAAAAAGAATGATTTTATATCCAAATGATTTAAAAGTATCAAAAAGCTTAAAAAAATCAATTAAAAATAGAGGTTTTGAAATAAAATCAAACACAAATTTTGAAAATGTTATAAAAAATTGTCAAAAAGTAAAAAGAAAACATGAAAATGATACATGGATAGATGATAATTTTATAAAAGCTTACACCCTAATGCACAATTTAGAGTTTGCCAATAGTATTGAAGTTTATCTAGAGGGAAAGCTTGTAGGTGGTCTTTATGGACTTATAATAAATGATATATTTTGCGGTGAAAGTATGTTCTCTATTGTAAATGATGCTTCAAAAGTCGCATTTTTTTATCTTTGTAATTGGGCAAAAGAGAATAGTATTAAAATTATTGATTGTCAAGTTTATAATAAACATTTAGAGAGTTTAGGAGCCTATGAGATAAGTAGAGAAGAGTATTTTAAAATCTTAAAATCTTAA
- a CDS encoding pseudouridine synthase: protein MKRVDAYLSSLGYCSRSEAKKFLKQNEVLFFENRVFNPSTKVNHDNVLVNGEKLDSEKITILMNKPSGVICSHNDSGVLIYSLLPQRWQNRNPKISTIGRLDMDTTGAILLTDDGELNHKLTSPKKDVKKIYEVTLQNPLKGDEKEIFESGNIILNGEEKPLKPAKLTILNDKLVHLEIVEGKYHQVKRMFAYTGNKVVKLHRLEFSGFRVDDLKEGEFRVIEDKF, encoded by the coding sequence ATGAAAAGAGTAGATGCTTATTTATCAAGTTTAGGATATTGTAGTAGAAGTGAAGCTAAAAAATTTTTAAAACAAAATGAAGTTTTATTTTTTGAAAATAGGGTATTTAATCCAAGCACTAAAGTAAATCATGATAATGTATTGGTAAATGGGGAAAAACTTGATAGTGAAAAAATTACAATATTAATGAATAAACCTTCTGGTGTTATTTGCTCTCATAATGATTCTGGGGTGCTAATTTATTCCCTTCTTCCACAAAGATGGCAAAATAGAAATCCAAAAATTTCAACTATTGGAAGATTGGATATGGATACAACAGGAGCTATTTTATTAACAGATGATGGAGAGTTAAATCATAAACTTACAAGCCCAAAAAAAGATGTAAAAAAGATATATGAAGTAACTTTACAAAATCCACTAAAAGGTGATGAAAAAGAGATTTTTGAAAGCGGGAATATTATTTTAAATGGAGAAGAAAAGCCACTAAAACCAGCAAAACTTACTATTTTAAATGATAAGTTAGTTCATCTTGAAATTGTTGAAGGAAAATATCATCAAGTAAAAAGAATGTTTGCCTACACAGGAAATAAAGTTGTTAAACTACATAGATTAGAGTTTTCTGGTTTTAGAGTTGATGATTTAAAAGAGGGTGAGTTTAGAGTTATTGAAGATAAATTCTAA
- a CDS encoding HAD family hydrolase, with product MRMIIFDMDGTLINSGHAIANTVNYVRENLGLEKFEHDFILEHVNDININSAEFFYNQKEFTPLVTNLFEEYYNQNCLNDLVIYDGIKDILDDFKNDFKFCIATNANSNAAKKMLSHLEIDRYFSTILGYNDVAKPKPNPDMVNVLLDKYNTKKEKTKLIGDSNKDIAAAKKAGIEGILVNWGFSDHKEDALKTVCELRKKIENEFLKA from the coding sequence ATGAGAATGATTATTTTTGATATGGATGGAACGCTAATAAATAGCGGACATGCAATTGCAAATACAGTAAATTATGTAAGAGAAAATTTAGGGCTTGAAAAATTTGAACATGATTTTATCTTAGAACATGTAAATGATATAAATATAAATAGTGCAGAGTTTTTTTATAATCAAAAAGAGTTTACACCTTTAGTAACAAACCTTTTTGAAGAGTATTATAATCAAAACTGTTTGAATGATTTAGTAATTTATGATGGAATTAAAGATATTCTTGATGATTTTAAAAATGATTTTAAATTTTGTATAGCAACAAATGCAAATTCAAATGCTGCTAAAAAAATGTTATCTCATCTTGAAATAGATAGATATTTTTCTACAATTTTAGGATACAACGATGTTGCTAAACCTAAACCAAATCCAGATATGGTAAATGTTTTACTTGATAAATATAATACAAAAAAAGAGAAAACAAAACTTATTGGCGATTCAAATAAAGATATTGCAGCAGCAAAAAAAGCTGGGATTGAAGGGATTTTAGTTAATTGGGGATTTTCAGACCATAAAGAAGATGCATTAAAAACTGTTTGTGAATTAAGAAAAAAAATTGAAAATGAGTTTTTAAAAGCTTGA
- a CDS encoding sulfite exporter TauE/SafE family protein, protein METFSLISIISIALLGSFGHCIGMCGGIVVAYSSTKIKSEYSKTIQSVAHLLYSFGRVTTYTILGAIFGFIGGVVTFSNTTSGVFLLITGFLMVIVGFSLLGKIKFLTILEHSCSKSPLYQKTFKNLLTSNSLFSFYLLGMLNGLLPCGFVYAFAITAASTGSAFWGAVVMFIFGLSTIPALFFLGFFVGFFKQSNLRDIFIKIASILVIIFGIYIAYKGYEYIIDPTKSILNCHI, encoded by the coding sequence ATGGAAACTTTTAGCCTTATTTCAATTATATCAATAGCTCTTCTAGGCTCTTTTGGGCATTGTATTGGAATGTGTGGAGGAATAGTTGTGGCATATTCTAGTACAAAAATAAAAAGTGAATATTCAAAAACTATTCAAAGTGTTGCTCATCTTTTGTACTCTTTTGGAAGAGTTACAACATATACAATTTTAGGAGCTATTTTTGGTTTTATTGGTGGAGTTGTAACTTTCTCAAATACTACAAGTGGAGTTTTTTTATTAATAACTGGTTTTTTGATGGTAATAGTTGGATTTTCACTTTTAGGAAAAATAAAATTTTTAACTATTTTGGAGCATAGTTGTTCAAAATCACCACTTTATCAAAAAACATTCAAAAATCTTTTAACATCTAACTCTTTGTTTAGTTTCTATCTTTTAGGTATGTTAAATGGTCTTTTACCTTGTGGCTTCGTATATGCTTTTGCAATTACAGCTGCAAGTACAGGAAGTGCTTTTTGGGGTGCAGTTGTTATGTTTATTTTTGGACTTAGCACTATTCCAGCACTATTTTTCTTAGGATTTTTTGTTGGATTTTTTAAACAATCAAATTTAAGAGATATTTTTATAAAAATAGCTTCTATTTTAGTAATTATTTTTGGAATATATATAGCGTATAAAGGTTATGAATATATTATTGACCCAACAAAATCAATACTAAATTGTCATATATAA
- a CDS encoding TonB-dependent receptor has protein sequence MKKINVSLVASFLIATNLYSNETKLETVTISANPIETDEKKATFATEIYTKKDIEQSKSKDIYDFLASQTSVNVMPNFGNKFSQSLDIRGYGIENGYQNIAVVVNGRRLNNIDMVPQLLSSIPLESIEKIEILKGSGSVKYGDGANAGVISITTDKKNSNYLKAYLGNNTSKDGAASFGYGNEYIIANAYVDYNSTDGSIKDNRGNSDENNIRNMNFSVVFTPIEELELSLSRTYSNMTTNYARPISLKQYNEDPNRTSGFNKQYFSSYVTTAGARYDFNQNFFIDATFSDEDKISKFGTSPDTQYDYKSFASTFNYRSDIFKGTAGVDGFKGDRFNFVSSFGTPENTTSKNNLAMFTSLEINPIDDLTFSAGARKEKVEYKYEPQNGMDLNQKDRLNAYDFGVNYALTQNQSIFANYNRGFQAPDIDRFFSTDWTTMATTFNGFIEPAKVNTYTLGYNNFQENNKLKIALFRANLKNEIYFYNTGNWMIPSYNTNIDKSHKYGLEVYDKFLINENLYTSLNYSYIKAKIDRENEGNGVYDGKDLPGVSKHNLTLGLGYDFYKFSTFLSHSYKSSAYAINDFKNDFKQKQEAYHSTDFSVSFKHKELEIFGKIQNLFDQKNGLWVQDDSIYPVNFERTFFAGMKVSF, from the coding sequence ATGAAAAAAATAAATGTAAGCTTAGTTGCAAGCTTTTTAATAGCAACAAATCTTTATTCAAATGAAACTAAATTAGAAACAGTTACAATCTCTGCAAACCCTATTGAAACAGATGAAAAAAAAGCAACTTTTGCAACTGAAATTTATACAAAAAAAGATATTGAGCAATCAAAATCAAAAGATATATATGATTTTCTAGCTTCTCAAACTTCAGTAAATGTTATGCCAAATTTTGGCAATAAATTTTCTCAAAGTTTAGATATAAGAGGTTATGGAATAGAGAATGGTTATCAAAATATTGCAGTGGTTGTAAATGGGAGAAGATTAAATAATATTGATATGGTTCCACAGCTTTTAAGCTCAATTCCACTTGAAAGTATTGAAAAAATAGAGATTTTAAAGGGAAGTGGAAGTGTAAAATATGGAGATGGTGCAAATGCTGGGGTTATTAGTATTACAACTGATAAAAAAAACAGCAACTACTTAAAAGCATATTTAGGAAATAATACTTCAAAAGATGGAGCTGCTAGTTTTGGATATGGAAATGAGTATATTATTGCAAATGCTTATGTGGATTACAATTCAACAGATGGTTCTATAAAAGATAATAGAGGAAATAGTGATGAAAACAATATAAGAAATATGAATTTTAGTGTAGTATTTACACCTATTGAAGAGCTAGAGCTTAGTTTGTCACGAACTTATTCAAATATGACTACAAACTATGCAAGACCAATATCACTAAAGCAATACAATGAAGATCCAAACCGTACATCAGGATTTAATAAACAATATTTTAGTTCATATGTTACAACAGCTGGTGCAAGATATGATTTTAATCAAAATTTCTTTATAGATGCAACTTTTAGTGATGAAGATAAAATTAGTAAATTTGGAACAAGCCCTGATACTCAATATGATTATAAATCCTTTGCATCTACATTTAACTATAGAAGTGATATTTTTAAAGGAACAGCAGGAGTTGATGGGTTCAAAGGAGATAGATTTAATTTTGTTTCATCTTTTGGAACTCCTGAAAATACAACTTCAAAAAATAATCTAGCTATGTTTACATCTCTTGAGATTAATCCAATAGATGATTTAACTTTTTCAGCAGGAGCTAGAAAAGAGAAAGTAGAGTATAAATATGAACCACAAAATGGGATGGATTTAAATCAAAAAGATAGATTAAATGCATACGACTTTGGGGTAAATTACGCTTTGACTCAAAATCAGTCTATTTTTGCTAATTACAATAGAGGTTTTCAAGCACCAGATATTGATAGATTTTTCTCAACAGACTGGACGACAATGGCTACAACTTTTAATGGTTTTATTGAACCAGCAAAAGTGAATACTTATACTCTAGGATATAATAATTTTCAAGAAAATAATAAGCTTAAAATTGCACTATTTAGAGCAAATTTAAAAAATGAAATTTATTTTTACAATACTGGAAATTGGATGATTCCATCATATAACACAAATATAGATAAATCTCATAAGTATGGTCTAGAAGTTTATGATAAATTTTTAATAAACGAAAATTTATATACATCTTTAAACTACTCTTATATTAAAGCAAAAATAGATAGAGAAAATGAAGGAAATGGAGTTTATGATGGCAAAGATTTACCAGGAGTTTCAAAACATAATTTAACTCTAGGTTTGGGATATGATTTTTATAAATTCTCTACATTTTTATCTCATTCTTACAAAAGTAGCGCATATGCTATAAATGATTTTAAAAATGACTTTAAACAAAAACAGGAAGCTTATCACTCTACAGATTTTAGTGTAAGTTTTAAACATAAAGAGTTGGAAATTTTTGGAAAAATTCAAAATCTATTTGACCAAAAAAATGGACTATGGGTACAAGATGATTCAATTTATCCAGTCAATTTTGAAAGAACATTTTTTGCTGGTATGAAAGTTAGTTTCTAA
- a CDS encoding ABC transporter substrate-binding protein yields MKKLLYLLLFLNFLNATERIITLSPAINEIAFALDLGDKIIANTEFCDFPIESKNIQKVGGYGSVSLEKVVNLNPTIILNQDYDKKLNQSLKDLNFKTLVYKTNSLEDIKFTIKDLGEVFNKKEEAKNLNNQIENSLESLKNIIENQKILIVISPQSTLSNQIFVAGNFIYFEDIIKASNNINAYQSSLKSQPSINSEKLITLNPDIIILLAPYLKDDKEKDDMLNLWKKLPVNASKQENIYIIDDEYSGISSHRVKYLIDDFKGILEDVRAKKFY; encoded by the coding sequence ATGAAAAAACTACTATATCTTCTACTTTTTTTAAATTTTTTAAATGCAACTGAGAGAATTATCACTTTAAGTCCAGCAATAAATGAGATAGCTTTTGCCTTAGATTTAGGGGATAAAATTATTGCAAATACGGAGTTTTGTGATTTTCCAATTGAGTCAAAAAATATTCAAAAAGTTGGAGGATATGGAAGTGTTAGTTTGGAAAAAGTTGTAAACTTAAATCCAACTATTATATTAAATCAAGATTATGATAAAAAATTAAACCAAAGTTTAAAAGATTTAAATTTTAAAACTTTGGTTTATAAAACAAATAGTTTAGAAGATATTAAGTTTACAATAAAAGATTTAGGTGAAGTTTTCAATAAAAAAGAGGAAGCAAAAAATTTAAATAATCAGATAGAAAATAGTTTGGAATCTTTAAAAAATATTATAGAAAATCAAAAAATCCTTATAGTAATAAGTCCACAAAGTACACTATCAAATCAGATTTTTGTAGCAGGAAATTTTATATATTTTGAAGATATTATAAAAGCTAGCAACAATATAAATGCCTATCAATCAAGTTTAAAATCACAACCTTCAATAAATAGTGAAAAATTGATTACTTTAAATCCAGATATTATTATATTATTAGCGCCATATTTAAAAGATGATAAAGAAAAAGATGATATGTTAAATCTTTGGAAAAAGTTGCCAGTAAATGCAAGTAAACAAGAGAATATTTATATAATAGATGATGAATACTCAGGAATATCAAGTCACAGAGTAAAATATTTAATAGATGATTTTAAAGGTATTTTAGAAGATGTTAGAGCTAAAAAATTTTACTAA
- a CDS encoding ATP-binding cassette domain-containing protein, protein MLELKNFTNFILKDISFILEKNENLLILGENGAGKSTLAKVLSNLLPSSNLFLKVKI, encoded by the coding sequence ATGTTAGAGCTAAAAAATTTTACTAATTTTATTTTAAAAGATATATCTTTTATTTTAGAAAAAAATGAAAACTTACTTATTTTAGGTGAAAATGGAGCAGGTAAATCAACTTTAGCAAAAGTTTTATCAAATCTTTTACCATCTTCTAATCTTTTTTTGAAAGTAAAAATATAA
- a CDS encoding AAA family ATPase: MPSRFEIFDEYLNVLEYLKLSIIEEKNIEDIEKIISLLKLEDLKLNSCVDLSSGEQQLLLLASALLHNAKITIFDELTANLDLNRVKDVFDILNSSLLSQKIVITHNLDFAYALKDFKVLFLQKGSLKFFGSHSEFFIQENLNRFYGENLKLLDSHLVLDL; encoded by the coding sequence ATACCTAGTCGTTTTGAAATATTTGATGAATATTTGAATGTTTTAGAGTATTTAAAACTATCAATTATAGAAGAAAAAAATATAGAAGATATAGAAAAAATTATATCTTTACTAAAACTTGAAGATCTAAAATTAAACTCTTGTGTAGATTTAAGTTCAGGAGAGCAACAACTTTTGCTTCTTGCTAGTGCTTTACTTCACAATGCAAAGATTACAATTTTTGATGAATTAACTGCAAATTTGGATTTAAATAGAGTAAAAGATGTTTTTGATATTTTAAATTCAAGCTTACTTTCTCAAAAAATAGTAATCACTCATAACCTTGATTTTGCTTATGCTTTAAAAGATTTCAAAGTACTGTTTTTACAAAAAGGTTCTTTGAAATTTTTTGGCTCTCATAGTGAATTTTTTATACAAGAGAATTTAAATAGATTTTATGGTGAAAATTTAAAACTTTTAGACTCACATTTGGTGCTTGATTTATGA
- a CDS encoding FecCD family ABC transporter permease, translated as MKKILYIFAILIIFLSPFLGEITINIKDIFNLNDSLSTVFWDLRVPRVILAFFIGSILAIGGLIFQIVFKNELITPYTLGIASGTTLFSAISIVFFPLIPLFFSSIFGSLVTILILFIISKKINSNKLISSTNSMLLIGIALSYFYSSALMLIFFMSNLQENYSIVRFTLGSLDTVGFLPSFVVFVVAICLIIFIYKMKSSINLLLISNDMAFLKGLNVNKTILILLLFITICVGICISFTGPIGFVGLVIPHIVKLIYKQSATKLFIPTLFFGGTFLVFCDLISRVLPTASSLPIGVVTAFIGAPFFVYLLIRK; from the coding sequence ATGAAAAAAATATTATATATTTTTGCTATTTTGATTATATTTTTATCTCCTTTTTTAGGAGAAATTACAATAAATATTAAAGATATTTTCAATTTAAATGATAGTTTATCTACCGTTTTTTGGGACTTAAGAGTTCCTAGAGTTATTTTGGCATTTTTTATAGGTTCAATTTTGGCTATCGGCGGTTTAATTTTTCAAATAGTTTTTAAAAATGAGTTAATAACTCCATATACTTTAGGAATTGCAAGTGGAACAACACTATTTTCAGCTATTTCTATAGTTTTTTTTCCGTTGATACCACTATTTTTTTCTAGTATTTTTGGATCACTTGTTACTATTTTAATTCTATTTATAATTTCTAAAAAGATAAACTCCAATAAACTTATAAGTTCGACAAATTCGATGCTACTAATAGGAATTGCCTTATCATATTTTTATAGTTCAGCACTTATGCTTATATTTTTTATGAGTAATCTTCAAGAAAACTATTCAATAGTAAGATTTACTTTGGGCAGTCTTGATACAGTTGGCTTTCTTCCTTCTTTTGTTGTATTTGTTGTGGCAATTTGTCTTATTATTTTTATTTATAAAATGAAAAGTAGTATAAATCTACTTCTTATATCAAATGATATGGCTTTTTTAAAAGGTTTAAATGTAAATAAAACTATTTTGATTTTACTTCTTTTTATTACAATTTGTGTTGGTATTTGTATTAGTTTTACAGGACCTATTGGCTTTGTAGGGCTTGTAATTCCTCATATTGTAAAACTAATATATAAGCAAAGTGCAACTAAACTATTTATACCAACACTATTTTTTGGTGGAACTTTTTTAGTTTTTTGTGATTTAATTTCAAGAGTTTTACCAACAGCTTCAAGCTTACCAATAGGTGTTGTAACTGCTTTTATTGGAGCCCCGTTTTTTGTATATCTTTTAATACGTAAATAA
- a CDS encoding SixA phosphatase family protein, whose product MKELILIRHAKSSWSNPLLEDFERPLNKRGAKNAPFMAKVLKQKELNPDLIISSPSKRTKDTLDFFIKEFDYKGEIIFEESIYEAPYINILKVIKNIDDKHKAIFLFGHNPGFNDLADFLLGRFEENIPTCGVLKLNFNISKWEDIKEKIGILEFFIYPKMFDKS is encoded by the coding sequence ATGAAAGAGTTGATTTTAATAAGACATGCAAAATCTAGTTGGTCAAATCCTCTTTTAGAAGATTTTGAAAGACCTTTAAATAAAAGGGGTGCAAAAAATGCACCTTTTATGGCAAAAGTTTTAAAACAAAAAGAGCTAAATCCAGATTTAATAATCTCTTCACCATCAAAAAGAACAAAAGATACTTTAGATTTTTTTATCAAAGAGTTTGATTATAAAGGAGAAATTATCTTTGAAGAATCAATTTATGAAGCACCTTATATTAATATTTTAAAAGTTATAAAAAATATAGATGATAAACATAAAGCTATATTTTTATTTGGACATAATCCTGGGTTTAATGATTTAGCAGATTTTTTATTAGGAAGATTTGAAGAGAATATCCCTACATGTGGAGTATTAAAACTAAATTTTAATATATCAAAATGGGAAGATATTAAAGAAAAAATTGGAATTTTAGAGTTTTTTATATATCCAAAAATGTTTGATAAATCTTAA
- a CDS encoding transglutaminase-like cysteine peptidase — protein MKILISIFFLLFFTINADFVDTSLILKVEEKYGKFAKNRFIALNTMLEKNKNSDLRTKLEKINDFFNDIKYASDQTVYGTSDYWANPYEFLAKDKGDCEDYAIAKYLALEYLGVPTSKMFLSYVRVKSSNEAHMVLTYFETPSSEPLVLDNLRKTIQPASKRDDLIPVFNFNPNILKGEKTAAHRKWDTLIKDYKGKKI, from the coding sequence ATGAAAATTTTAATTAGTATATTTTTTCTACTGTTTTTTACTATAAATGCTGATTTTGTTGATACCTCTTTAATTTTAAAAGTTGAAGAAAAATATGGAAAATTTGCAAAAAATAGGTTTATTGCATTAAATACTATGTTGGAAAAAAACAAAAACTCTGATTTAAGAACAAAGCTTGAGAAGATAAATGATTTTTTCAACGATATAAAATATGCAAGTGATCAAACTGTTTATGGTACTAGTGATTATTGGGCAAACCCTTATGAATTCTTAGCAAAAGATAAAGGAGATTGTGAAGATTATGCAATTGCAAAATATCTTGCACTTGAATACTTAGGAGTTCCAACTTCTAAAATGTTTTTATCTTATGTTAGAGTTAAATCTTCAAATGAAGCACATATGGTTTTGACATATTTTGAAACACCAAGTTCTGAGCCATTAGTTTTAGATAATTTAAGAAAAACTATACAGCCAGCTTCAAAAAGAGATGATTTGATACCAGTTTTCAACTTTAATCCAAATATTCTAAAGGGTGAAAAAACAGCTGCTCACAGAAAGTGGGATACATTAATTAAAGATTATAAAGGAAAAAAAATATGA